One genomic window of Clostridioides sp. ES-S-0054-01 includes the following:
- the ltrA gene encoding group II intron reverse transcriptase/maturase gives MFDNLYARAERNENFYKLYELIISEENILLAYRTIKSNKGSTTKGSNPHTIKDIKKWSEEEIILYVRKRLVNYNPQAIRRIFIPKHDGKMRPLGIPTIEDRIIQQCIKQVLEPICEAKFYNYSFGFRPNRSAKHAISRCYHLMQRADLHYVVDIDLKGFFDNVNHSKLLKQMYSLGIRDKRVISIISKMLKCEVIGEGIQQKGTPQGGILSPLLSNIVLNELDWWIHSQFYGMPTKHKYSCQLAHCRALKGTNLKEMHIVRYADDFKIFCRDYKTACRIKIAITDWLKDRLTLEINQDKSKIVNLRKHYSEFLGLKMKIHRKGIKDYNGNKKDKYTIKSCMSNKAVNNLTDKIKRQIKVIQHSDKPKVELAKLNQMIFGYHNYYDSASHVCKSFHTIEYNVLKYMKNRLKPFATKTGTKNNVIEKYYGESKAIKYYCQYALIPISYVKTRPPMQFKQETCDYTERGRELVHDYLKLTITSRIADMMRYFSKNESVEYNDNRISLFSAQNGQCAITKWVLKTFHFHCHHKIPKHLGGDDSYQNLVIMEGRVHKLIHTVDEELINKIVKELSLNKTQINKVNKYRVLCNLNKINVA, from the coding sequence ATGTTTGATAATTTATATGCAAGAGCAGAAAGAAATGAAAATTTTTATAAACTATATGAATTAATCATAAGTGAAGAAAATATCCTTTTAGCATATAGAACAATAAAGTCAAATAAAGGTAGTACAACAAAAGGTAGCAACCCACATACAATTAAAGATATTAAGAAATGGAGTGAGGAAGAAATAATATTATATGTCAGAAAAAGACTTGTAAATTACAATCCTCAAGCCATTAGAAGAATATTTATACCAAAGCACGATGGGAAAATGCGACCATTAGGAATACCAACGATTGAAGACCGTATTATTCAACAATGTATCAAGCAAGTATTAGAACCGATATGTGAAGCAAAATTTTATAACTATAGTTTTGGATTTAGACCGAATAGAAGCGCAAAACATGCAATATCAAGATGCTATCATTTGATGCAGAGAGCAGATTTACATTATGTAGTCGATATTGATTTAAAAGGATTTTTTGATAATGTTAATCATAGTAAATTATTAAAACAAATGTATAGCTTGGGCATTAGAGATAAAAGGGTAATAAGTATTATATCAAAAATGCTAAAGTGTGAAGTTATAGGTGAAGGTATACAACAAAAAGGAACTCCACAAGGGGGGATATTATCTCCACTACTATCAAATATAGTTCTAAATGAACTTGACTGGTGGATACACTCACAGTTCTATGGTATGCCAACTAAACATAAGTATAGCTGTCAATTAGCACATTGCAGAGCACTAAAAGGAACAAATCTAAAAGAAATGCACATCGTAAGATATGCAGATGATTTTAAAATATTTTGTAGAGATTATAAAACTGCCTGTAGAATTAAAATAGCAATTACAGATTGGTTGAAAGATAGATTAACTCTTGAAATTAACCAAGATAAATCAAAAATTGTAAATTTAAGAAAGCATTATTCTGAATTTTTAGGACTTAAAATGAAAATTCACAGAAAAGGAATAAAAGACTATAATGGTAACAAAAAAGATAAGTATACAATTAAAAGCTGTATGTCAAATAAAGCAGTTAATAATCTGACAGATAAAATTAAAAGACAAATTAAAGTTATACAACACTCTGATAAACCAAAGGTTGAGTTAGCAAAGCTAAATCAAATGATTTTTGGTTATCATAATTATTATGATAGTGCTTCTCATGTTTGTAAGAGTTTTCATACTATAGAATATAATGTTCTGAAGTATATGAAAAACAGGCTTAAACCTTTTGCAACAAAAACAGGAACAAAGAATAATGTAATTGAGAAATATTATGGAGAAAGTAAAGCGATTAAATATTATTGCCAATACGCACTAATACCAATCTCATACGTAAAAACAAGACCTCCAATGCAGTTTAAACAAGAAACCTGTGATTACACAGAAAGAGGAAGAGAATTAGTTCATGATTATTTAAAACTTACAATAACAAGTAGGATAGCAGATATGATGAGATATTTCTCGAAGAATGAGAGTGTAGAATATAATGATAATAGAATATCACTATTTTCAGCACAAAATGGTCAGTGTGCAATAACAAAATGGGTTCTTAAAACTTTTCACTTCCATTGTCATCATAAAATACCAAAACATTTGGGTGGTGATGATAGCTATCAAAATCTTGTAATAATGGAAGGTAGAGTACATAAATTAATACATACAGTTGATGAAGAGTTAATAAATAAAATAGTAAAAGAACTTTCGCTAAATAAAACTCAAATTAATAAAGTAAACAAATACAGAGTACTTTGTAATCTAAATAAGATAAATGTTGCATGA
- the whiA gene encoding DNA-binding protein WhiA, with protein MSFSTETKNELARIVSGNECCNIAELSALVKSGGSIQIVGYKKLNLKITTELNSIARKIFKLLKKNFNINTTISVNKNQMLKRNNSYVLMVTSEMGSEMLLKKLGILENKEGFFTINKISENLIKHEGCKRAFIRGAFLGGGSISDPEKNYHMEFVTNNEEFADSLKELINSLGFNSKIVARKNNHVVYIKESEQISDLLSIIGGHHALLSLQNTKIVKEMRNNVNRIVNCETANLSKTVNAAVRQVENIKLIQETIGISSLPENLQEIAKIRIEYEDMTLKELGEMLEPPIGKSGVNHRLRKIEEIATDLKKKSSQ; from the coding sequence ATGTCTTTTTCAACTGAAACCAAAAATGAACTAGCGAGAATTGTATCTGGGAATGAATGTTGTAATATAGCTGAATTATCAGCTCTAGTCAAATCAGGGGGAAGTATACAAATTGTTGGATATAAAAAGCTAAATCTAAAGATAACAACAGAATTAAATTCAATAGCCCGTAAAATATTTAAGCTATTAAAAAAGAATTTTAATATTAATACTACAATCTCTGTAAATAAGAACCAAATGCTGAAGAGAAATAACAGTTATGTATTAATGGTAACAAGTGAAATGGGTTCAGAAATGTTATTAAAAAAGTTAGGTATACTTGAAAACAAAGAAGGATTTTTTACCATAAACAAAATTTCAGAGAACTTAATTAAACATGAAGGATGTAAGAGAGCTTTCATAAGAGGAGCTTTTCTTGGTGGAGGTTCTATAAGCGACCCAGAAAAGAATTATCATATGGAATTTGTAACTAACAATGAGGAGTTTGCAGATTCTCTAAAAGAACTTATAAATTCTTTAGGTTTTAATAGTAAAATTGTGGCTAGAAAAAATAATCATGTTGTTTATATTAAAGAGAGTGAACAAATATCAGATTTATTGAGTATTATAGGAGGACACCATGCTCTTTTAAGTCTTCAAAACACTAAAATAGTAAAAGAAATGAGAAATAATGTAAACAGGATAGTAAATTGTGAGACAGCTAACCTTTCTAAAACAGTAAATGCGGCAGTAAGACAAGTAGAAAATATTAAGCTCATACAAGAAACTATAGGAATTAGCAGTTTGCCAGAAAATTTACAAGAAATAGCTAAGATTAGAATTGAGTATGAGGATATGACTCTCAAAGAACTTGGAGAGATGTTAGAACCACCAATAGGAAAATCTGGTGTCAATCATAGGCTTAGAAAAATAGAAGAAATTGCGACAGATTTGAAAAAAAAATCATCACAATAA
- a CDS encoding NUDIX hydrolase, with protein MREEVSAGGVVLFGNTILLLRKFNGDWVLPKGKVEEGENNQEAALREVSEETGVKADILKYLGEIHYTFKENWDENRAVHKTVFWYLMQAKNMDTIPQKEEGFIDAKFIHLDRVVDLARYDDEKEIIKVALQEIKKRLKKN; from the coding sequence ATGAGAGAAGAGGTTAGTGCTGGTGGTGTAGTCCTGTTTGGCAATACGATTCTTTTACTAAGGAAGTTCAATGGAGATTGGGTTCTACCCAAGGGAAAAGTAGAAGAAGGGGAAAATAACCAAGAGGCAGCATTGCGTGAAGTAAGTGAAGAAACTGGAGTAAAAGCAGATATATTGAAATATTTAGGCGAAATACACTATACATTCAAAGAAAACTGGGATGAAAATAGAGCAGTTCATAAAACAGTTTTTTGGTATTTGATGCAAGCAAAGAATATGGATACTATTCCACAAAAAGAGGAAGGCTTTATTGATGCTAAATTTATCCATCTAGATAGAGTAGTAGACCTAGCTAGGTATGATGATGAAAAGGAGATAATAAAGGTTGCCTTACAAGAAATAAAAAAAAGGTTAAAGAAAAATTAG
- a CDS encoding YvcK family protein: MTKLLIIVGILGWIALIVSLFIYKKAKNEKVKLFQRSIVENREPNVVVIGGGTGQSVFLRGLKHSTQNITAIVTVADDGGGSGVLREDLGMLPPGDIRNCLLALANIEPTMNEVMQYRFTEGLLKGQSFGNLFLAAMNGLYGNFEKAVYKLSEIFAITGRVLPVTLEDVNLVAKLENGNIINGESSIPEESKSQKSSIDKIFLNPKDVKPLKDVIASIYDADIIIMGPGSLYTSIIPNLLVEGIVDAIKSSLAPKVYIANIMTQPGETEGYNVLEHVNAIVKHTDENLIDYVIANNEILPEEMLDLYKQDGAEQVLLDKKQKDKLKEMRIKTVEKNLIEIKNNYIRHDAKYISNIVIELALNHNYNKS, from the coding sequence ATGACTAAATTACTTATTATTGTAGGAATTTTAGGTTGGATTGCATTAATTGTATCGTTATTTATATATAAGAAAGCAAAAAATGAAAAAGTAAAACTGTTTCAAAGGTCTATTGTTGAGAATAGAGAACCAAATGTGGTTGTGATAGGTGGAGGTACTGGGCAATCAGTATTTTTAAGGGGTCTTAAACATTCTACACAAAACATAACTGCAATTGTAACTGTTGCTGATGATGGTGGAGGTTCAGGAGTATTGAGAGAAGACTTGGGAATGCTTCCACCAGGAGACATAAGAAACTGTCTATTAGCACTTGCAAATATAGAGCCAACAATGAATGAAGTTATGCAATATAGATTTACAGAAGGGCTTTTAAAGGGTCAGAGTTTTGGAAATTTATTTTTGGCTGCTATGAATGGATTGTATGGAAACTTTGAAAAAGCTGTATATAAATTAAGTGAGATTTTTGCTATAACAGGAAGAGTTTTGCCAGTAACTTTGGAAGATGTAAACTTAGTTGCCAAATTAGAAAATGGCAATATAATAAATGGAGAATCTAGCATACCTGAAGAGTCAAAAAGTCAAAAAAGCTCTATTGATAAAATTTTTTTAAATCCAAAAGATGTCAAGCCATTAAAGGATGTTATTGCATCTATTTATGATGCTGACATTATAATTATGGGTCCTGGAAGCTTATATACGAGTATAATACCAAATTTACTTGTAGAGGGTATTGTAGACGCTATTAAGTCGTCTTTAGCTCCAAAGGTATATATAGCAAATATAATGACTCAGCCAGGTGAGACAGAAGGATACAATGTATTAGAGCATGTTAATGCTATAGTAAAGCACACTGATGAAAATTTAATAGATTATGTAATAGCAAATAATGAAATATTGCCAGAAGAAATGCTTGACTTATATAAACAAGATGGAGCAGAGCAAGTTTTGTTAGATAAAAAGCAAAAAGATAAATTAAAAGAGATGCGTATAAAAACTGTAGAGAAGAATTTAATTGAAATAAAAAATAATTATATAAGACATGATGCAAAGTATATATCTAACATAGTTATTGAGTTAGCCCTAAATCATAATTACAACAAAAGTTAG
- the rapZ gene encoding RNase adapter RapZ, translating to MKFVIVTGLSGSGKSETMRALEDMGFYCVDNLPPALITKFAELCYQPNSSIDKVALGIDIRGRKFFEALHESLNYLEKENYEYEMVYLDCNDDVLLKRYKMTRRNHPLAKDMQIPEGIKMERKIMEPLKELSTCIIDTTNMKPKDLKEEIKKIYSSGEDNPNLTISVVSFGFKHGILADADLVFDVRFLPNPYYVEELRAKTGDYKEVRDYVMNSKISEEFYVKLLDMIHFLVPQYIEEGKQHLVIGIGCTGGRHRSVTITNLIAEDLSNKGYRVVKKHRDSMLR from the coding sequence ATGAAATTTGTTATAGTTACAGGTCTTTCAGGATCTGGAAAAAGTGAGACAATGAGAGCTTTAGAGGATATGGGATTTTATTGTGTAGATAATCTACCTCCTGCTTTGATAACTAAATTTGCAGAATTATGTTATCAACCAAATTCAAGTATTGATAAAGTTGCTCTAGGGATAGATATAAGAGGGAGAAAGTTTTTTGAAGCTCTTCATGAAAGTTTAAATTACTTGGAAAAAGAAAATTATGAATATGAAATGGTATATTTGGATTGTAATGATGATGTATTGTTGAAGAGATATAAAATGACAAGAAGAAATCATCCATTAGCAAAAGATATGCAGATTCCAGAAGGCATAAAAATGGAAAGAAAAATAATGGAGCCTTTAAAAGAATTATCTACATGTATAATTGATACAACTAATATGAAACCAAAAGACCTTAAAGAAGAAATAAAGAAAATATATTCTTCTGGTGAAGATAATCCAAACCTAACTATTTCTGTAGTATCTTTTGGATTTAAACATGGTATACTTGCTGATGCAGATTTAGTATTCGATGTAAGATTCCTTCCAAATCCCTATTATGTTGAAGAATTAAGAGCTAAAACTGGTGATTATAAAGAAGTTAGAGATTATGTTATGAATTCTAAAATCAGTGAAGAATTTTATGTGAAACTTTTAGATATGATTCATTTTTTAGTACCTCAATATATAGAGGAAGGAAAACAACATTTAGTAATTGGTATCGGATGCACAGGTGGAAGACATAGGTCAGTTACTATAACAAATCTTATAGCGGAGGATTTATCTAATAAGGGATATAGAGTTGTAAAGAAACATAGAGACTCTATGTTGCGATAA
- a CDS encoding PHP domain-containing protein yields MKILADYHTHTLYSHGKGTIEDNVKVAISKGIKTIGISDHSYKHIAYGVNKKDILKMREEVNYLNDKYSDINVLLGMECNILDDKGNIDMDDKFIKEFDYIMAGYHFGSTPTSFKSLLNHCNNYIFKTEKAKEYNTKAVINAISNNDIFIITHPGDKGDVYIEEVAKTANKTGTRLEINSSHSFLNVNQLNKIKELENKFIIGSDAHCPERVGDFKLAMKTISGSNLDISLVENIII; encoded by the coding sequence ATGAAAATACTGGCTGATTATCATACACATACATTATATAGTCATGGCAAAGGGACTATTGAGGACAATGTAAAGGTGGCCATTTCTAAAGGAATAAAGACAATAGGAATATCAGACCATAGTTATAAACATATTGCATATGGTGTAAATAAAAAAGATATTCTTAAAATGAGAGAAGAAGTAAATTATTTAAATGATAAGTATAGTGATATAAATGTACTTTTAGGTATGGAGTGTAATATATTAGATGATAAAGGTAATATAGATATGGATGATAAATTTATTAAAGAATTTGACTATATTATGGCTGGATATCATTTTGGTTCTACTCCAACATCATTCAAAAGTTTATTAAATCATTGTAATAATTATATATTTAAAACTGAAAAGGCTAAAGAATATAATACAAAAGCTGTAATAAATGCGATAAGTAATAATGATATTTTTATAATTACTCATCCTGGAGATAAAGGTGATGTGTATATAGAAGAGGTAGCAAAGACAGCAAACAAGACAGGTACTAGACTTGAAATAAATAGTAGTCATTCTTTTTTGAATGTAAATCAATTAAATAAGATAAAAGAGCTAGAAAATAAATTTATAATAGGCTCAGATGCACATTGTCCAGAAAGAGTTGGCGATTTTAAGCTAGCTATGAAGACTATATCCGGCTCTAATCTGGATATATCATTAGTAGAAAACATTATAATATGA
- the murB gene encoding UDP-N-acetylmuramate dehydrogenase: MNNQDIYESLLNILSKDDIKVDEPMKKHISFRVGGPADILIRPRTEEQLKNILQLVKKESIPYLIIGNGSNILIKDGGIRGMVIELADNFNSYEINDTRMTAQSGVLLSVLGKALQKQELKGFEFASGIPGTLGGALAMNAGAYGGEMKDIVKSVRLMDMEGNIFELSNEQMEFGYRKSIISKNGYIALSAELELQKGNYDEIKSLMEDLATRRITKQPLNFASAGSTFKRPTGYFAGKLIEETGLRGLTLRGAQVSEKHCGFVVNQGEASAKDILDLIYVIKSAVYAKFGVMLEEEVKILGED, translated from the coding sequence ATGAATAATCAAGATATATATGAAAGTTTATTAAATATATTAAGTAAAGATGATATAAAAGTCGATGAACCTATGAAAAAACATATTTCATTTAGGGTAGGAGGACCAGCAGATATATTAATTAGACCTAGAACTGAAGAACAACTGAAGAATATACTTCAATTGGTAAAAAAAGAATCTATTCCATATTTAATAATTGGAAATGGTTCAAACATTTTAATTAAAGATGGTGGAATAAGAGGAATGGTAATAGAATTAGCTGATAATTTCAATTCTTATGAGATAAATGATACTAGGATGACTGCTCAGTCAGGAGTTTTGTTATCAGTTTTAGGTAAAGCTCTCCAAAAGCAAGAATTAAAAGGATTTGAGTTTGCATCAGGGATACCTGGGACATTAGGAGGAGCATTAGCCATGAATGCTGGAGCATATGGCGGTGAAATGAAGGATATAGTAAAGTCAGTAAGACTTATGGATATGGAAGGAAATATTTTTGAACTGTCAAATGAACAGATGGAATTTGGGTATAGAAAAAGTATAATATCGAAAAATGGGTATATAGCTCTATCAGCAGAATTAGAGTTACAAAAAGGAAATTATGATGAAATAAAAAGTTTAATGGAGGATTTAGCAACAAGAAGAATAACTAAACAACCATTAAATTTTGCTAGTGCAGGAAGTACATTTAAAAGACCAACAGGATATTTTGCCGGTAAATTAATAGAAGAAACTGGATTAAGAGGTCTTACTTTGAGAGGAGCACAAGTATCTGAGAAGCATTGTGGATTTGTAGTTAATCAAGGAGAAGCAAGTGCTAAAGATATTTTAGATTTAATATATGTTATAAAAAGTGCTGTCTATGCCAAGTTTGGAGTTATGTTGGAAGAAGAAGTCAAAATACTTGGAGAGGATTAA
- a CDS encoding formate/nitrite transporter family protein translates to MSKGFLTPGETAQATISAGIKKANISTQNAILLGLFGGAFIGLGALGSMIVSQTFGKIDPGVAGFLSAMVFPVGLMLVVVAGAELFTGNTLMLIPLMDKKITLGKMLRNWGLVYFANLVGSILLVALVFYSSTLTGDAATKAIAVAEAKVNSTIVSMFLKAILCNILVVLAVWMSTASQDVISKLASCWTAIMLFVLCGFQHSVANMFFIPMGMALGANITMVQFMTNLVFVTLGNIIGGSIVVGGIYYLCYVKNS, encoded by the coding sequence ATGAGTAAAGGATTCTTGACACCTGGGGAAACTGCACAAGCAACTATAAGTGCAGGCATTAAAAAAGCAAACATTTCAACACAAAATGCAATTTTATTAGGTTTATTTGGAGGAGCATTTATAGGTTTAGGGGCATTGGGGAGTATGATAGTTAGCCAAACTTTTGGCAAGATAGACCCAGGAGTAGCGGGTTTTTTAAGTGCTATGGTCTTTCCAGTAGGTCTTATGCTTGTAGTGGTAGCAGGAGCAGAGTTATTTACTGGAAATACTTTAATGCTTATTCCACTTATGGACAAAAAAATAACATTAGGAAAAATGTTAAGAAACTGGGGACTGGTTTATTTTGCAAATTTAGTAGGTTCAATTTTGTTAGTAGCACTTGTATTTTATTCTTCTACATTGACAGGGGATGCAGCTACAAAAGCTATAGCTGTGGCAGAAGCTAAAGTTAATTCAACTATAGTTTCAATGTTTTTAAAAGCAATACTTTGTAATATTCTAGTAGTTTTAGCTGTATGGATGTCTACAGCATCTCAAGACGTAATATCAAAATTAGCTTCATGCTGGACAGCAATAATGCTATTTGTGTTATGTGGATTCCAACATAGCGTTGCAAACATGTTTTTTATACCAATGGGAATGGCATTAGGAGCAAATATAACTATGGTTCAATTCATGACTAATTTGGTGTTTGTAACACTTGGAAACATCATTGGAGGTTCTATAGTAGTTGGAGGAATTTATTATCTTTGCTATGTTAAAAATAGTTAG
- the cls gene encoding cardiolipin synthase, whose amino-acid sequence MFDISFFEMSIYEITVTTIYIINFMVILNLIFREKRNINTTLTWLIILVLIPALGFILYIAFGRNISKNNMFRLKEKDDKIIKSNILDTQVKLQSTSEIDSDIHQHKDMIYALANSNNAHYTNNNDVWIYAESSQFFNSLLEELKKAEKYINIQFYIFKDDKIGTEIIDVLVNKAKEGVEVRLLFDAVGGRTLKNSTLSRLKESGVKVGSFFPSFLKIVNFNLNYRNHRKIIVIDGKVGFVGGYNIGDEYLGRNPKFGLWRDTHTKLTGDCVIDLNMRFILDWRYTTKEDLDLEKYFLEEANSNHLSENIGIQIVSSGPDILELDEIKYGYLKMIQKARKYIYIQSPYLILDSTFIDTLKIACLSGVDVRIMIPSKPDHPFVYWASYSYAGELLKFGAKIYTYGQNAFLHAKTIVIDDSICSIGTANMDIRSFELNFEVNAFMYSSKKALEQRIIFENDILNSKEITLDIYNSRSTYIKIKESISRLLSAVL is encoded by the coding sequence ATGTTCGATATATCATTTTTCGAAATGTCAATATATGAAATAACAGTTACTACAATATATATAATTAATTTTATGGTTATACTGAACCTTATCTTTAGAGAAAAGAGAAACATAAATACAACTCTAACATGGCTTATTATATTAGTATTGATTCCTGCCCTTGGATTCATACTTTACATAGCTTTTGGTAGAAATATTTCAAAAAACAATATGTTTAGATTGAAAGAAAAGGATGATAAGATAATCAAAAGTAATATACTAGATACTCAGGTTAAACTCCAATCTACATCTGAAATTGATTCAGATATACATCAACATAAGGATATGATTTATGCATTGGCCAATTCAAATAATGCTCATTACACCAATAATAACGATGTGTGGATTTATGCTGAGTCTAGTCAATTTTTTAACAGTCTTCTTGAAGAACTTAAAAAAGCTGAAAAATATATAAACATACAATTTTATATTTTCAAAGATGACAAAATTGGAACTGAAATAATAGACGTTCTAGTAAACAAGGCTAAAGAAGGTGTTGAAGTAAGACTTTTATTTGACGCAGTTGGTGGTAGAACACTAAAAAATAGTACACTTTCCAGACTTAAAGAAAGTGGTGTTAAAGTTGGAAGCTTCTTCCCATCATTCTTAAAAATTGTAAACTTTAACTTAAACTATAGAAATCACCGAAAAATTATTGTCATTGATGGTAAAGTAGGATTTGTAGGTGGATATAATATTGGTGACGAATATTTAGGTAGAAATCCAAAATTTGGCCTATGGAGAGATACACATACTAAGCTTACTGGTGATTGTGTAATTGACCTAAATATGAGATTTATCCTTGATTGGAGATACACAACTAAAGAAGATTTAGACTTAGAAAAGTACTTTTTGGAAGAAGCAAACTCTAATCACCTTTCTGAAAATATTGGAATTCAGATAGTATCAAGTGGTCCAGATATATTAGAACTTGACGAGATTAAATATGGTTACCTCAAAATGATTCAGAAAGCTAGAAAGTATATATACATACAGAGTCCTTATTTAATACTTGACTCAACATTTATAGATACTTTAAAAATAGCTTGTTTATCTGGCGTTGATGTGAGAATTATGATTCCTTCTAAACCTGACCATCCCTTTGTATACTGGGCATCATATTCATATGCTGGAGAACTTTTAAAATTTGGAGCTAAAATCTACACTTATGGTCAAAATGCATTTTTACATGCTAAGACAATAGTTATAGATGACTCTATATGTTCTATAGGAACAGCCAATATGGATATAAGAAGTTTTGAGCTTAATTTTGAAGTAAATGCATTTATGTACTCTTCAAAAAAAGCATTAGAGCAAAGAATTATATTTGAAAATGATATTTTAAATTCAAAAGAAATAACATTAGATATATATAATTCTAGGTCTACTTATATAAAAATCAAAGAATCAATTTCCAGACTATTATCAGCAGTTTTATAA
- a CDS encoding NAD(P)H-dependent oxidoreductase subunit E: MCDFISHNKQLFDELDIFIDSLATKEGALIQVLHEAQGIFGYLPKEVQLHVARKLGVAPAKVYGVVTFYSYFTTEPVGKYKISVCLGTVCFVKGADKILSAFEKQLGIKVGETTSDFKFSLEGLRCLGACGLAPVVTVNGKVYGKVKPDQVSEILDTYRELELNC; this comes from the coding sequence ATGTGCGATTTTATTTCACACAACAAGCAATTATTTGACGAACTAGATATATTTATTGACTCTCTTGCAACAAAGGAAGGCGCGTTAATACAAGTTCTACATGAAGCTCAGGGCATATTTGGATATCTTCCAAAAGAAGTTCAGCTTCATGTTGCCAGAAAACTTGGAGTAGCTCCTGCAAAGGTGTATGGGGTTGTTACATTCTATTCTTATTTTACTACAGAACCTGTAGGTAAGTATAAAATCAGTGTCTGTCTAGGGACTGTATGTTTTGTAAAAGGTGCTGACAAAATTTTAAGTGCTTTTGAAAAACAACTTGGTATAAAAGTTGGAGAAACTACTAGTGATTTTAAATTTTCTTTAGAAGGTTTAAGATGTTTGGGGGCATGTGGTTTAGCTCCAGTTGTTACTGTAAATGGTAAAGTTTATGGTAAAGTAAAACCTGACCAAGTAAGCGAAATATTAGATACTTATAGAGAATTAGAATTGAATTGTTAA